One genomic region from Microcoleus sp. FACHB-672 encodes:
- a CDS encoding GAF domain-containing protein: protein MGQQKQTTYEKQLIALGRTLQTLREEENVDVLIETTLSYLEIAFDYQLLWIGVYDRLDHRLLGKGGRSGNGEASILKQRFNLTPGDILEQVVIQQRPVGVPDLREETRAGEWRKAAQQLGIQGTLIFPMRYKDRCFGVAMLGSNLWGISPKAHEKARLSIILGGLAAAFYRLEIDWQRRQTKHPEQPLLALLPRLRSLTTLDQCLEAVVEETHKFVAPNRTNVYWFEPTRRYFWRRVGNHHKTSPFGENNQAASGIMVSDLGGFYQALMSDQIVSIGEAHSSLKGDITARLMQQIRARSLLAAPILFQKEILGFLAVEGNDARIWQEQEKNYVRGAAQLLALVAPLSQMEATLDQTKLDRALTAGVTHAIYSDDDWKTTLKTCGEQLVAHLKADRFLVLLYNPEHNQFDICYQNQPANRRAISTPLSPLTEVDTQMLQESPEAIAIENWNEDFKLMAWRSAFFDLGMRSVLVCGTSPGHGIEGLLVVASETTRSWSHRERELIAVVSQQIGLILHQWQLQAANEQQQQLLTMIQSGLTNLLQSGHLPLEEIERLGVQQLAQVMSCPLVTLVTWLPGRAVGRIVAPIIANSLFSLNTEIGVPVQTDALVQWALLQMSEPLEVKASDLPLDTRQWLNGPGVGQILVMALRTSPAHQPTGILVVADQADRRWSPNAVRAMTFLVNQLAWSRRYLMLTSSLQWQREELECLNWYKHRRLEDFFRAMQSGVKKLTELGNHKGSFGSLQIMRLQQILRQLGSSIQSMRDLLKQEQWHLQTQGEIIPVASLMRRTLDRAGGVIHQRQLWTQVHSETHLNVSGDSIKIEWVLYEVLLAACRRSEMGARIDIWCRPFDENRLELSITDSGEMPNLLLSELQAGHDIDLLVPSSLEQPPGLHLVICQRVMRQMGGQLNFYQLEDGRITSQILMPLISKR, encoded by the coding sequence ATGGGTCAGCAAAAACAGACGACCTACGAAAAACAGCTCATTGCCTTGGGGCGTACTCTCCAAACTCTCCGAGAAGAGGAGAATGTCGATGTTCTAATTGAAACTACCCTCTCATACCTTGAAATCGCATTTGACTATCAATTGCTTTGGATTGGCGTCTATGATCGCCTCGATCACCGATTATTAGGCAAGGGAGGGCGCAGTGGCAACGGAGAAGCCTCTATTCTCAAACAGAGGTTTAACCTCACTCCCGGTGATATTTTAGAGCAGGTCGTGATCCAACAACGACCTGTGGGCGTGCCGGATTTGCGAGAAGAAACGCGGGCTGGAGAGTGGCGCAAAGCGGCCCAGCAATTGGGCATCCAAGGCACGCTAATTTTCCCCATGCGTTATAAAGATCGCTGCTTTGGCGTTGCCATGCTGGGGTCTAACTTGTGGGGCATCTCGCCCAAAGCCCACGAGAAGGCGCGGCTGTCCATCATTTTGGGCGGGCTGGCGGCAGCTTTTTACCGGCTAGAGATTGACTGGCAGCGCCGGCAAACCAAACATCCGGAACAGCCCTTGTTGGCATTGCTTCCCCGGCTGCGTTCCCTCACCACCCTGGATCAATGCCTAGAGGCAGTCGTTGAAGAAACGCATAAATTTGTTGCCCCCAACCGAACCAATGTCTACTGGTTTGAGCCGACTCGGCGCTACTTCTGGCGCAGGGTGGGCAATCATCACAAAACATCACCTTTCGGAGAAAACAATCAAGCAGCCTCAGGCATCATGGTGTCCGATCTGGGGGGCTTCTATCAAGCGCTAATGAGCGATCAAATTGTTTCCATTGGAGAAGCTCATTCCTCCCTCAAAGGGGATATTACCGCTCGCTTAATGCAGCAGATTCGGGCGAGATCGCTGCTGGCAGCCCCCATTTTGTTTCAAAAGGAAATTTTGGGGTTTCTGGCAGTCGAGGGCAACGATGCCCGGATTTGGCAGGAACAAGAGAAAAACTATGTCCGGGGGGCGGCTCAACTACTGGCTCTGGTTGCTCCTTTGTCTCAAATGGAAGCCACCCTTGACCAAACAAAGTTGGATCGGGCCTTAACTGCCGGCGTCACCCATGCGATTTACAGTGACGATGACTGGAAGACCACGTTAAAAACCTGTGGAGAGCAACTTGTAGCACACCTCAAGGCTGATCGATTTCTTGTGCTTCTCTACAACCCTGAACACAATCAGTTTGACATCTGCTATCAAAACCAGCCGGCCAATCGGCGGGCAATATCAACGCCGCTGAGTCCCCTCACTGAGGTAGACACTCAGATGTTGCAAGAAAGTCCCGAAGCGATCGCGATTGAAAATTGGAACGAAGATTTCAAGTTGATGGCTTGGCGTTCTGCGTTTTTCGATTTGGGGATGCGTTCAGTTTTGGTGTGCGGCACCTCTCCAGGTCATGGCATTGAAGGGCTGCTGGTGGTGGCCAGCGAAACCACGCGTTCTTGGAGCCATAGAGAGCGAGAATTGATCGCCGTGGTGAGTCAGCAGATTGGTCTGATTCTGCACCAGTGGCAGCTACAAGCCGCTAATGAGCAACAGCAACAACTTCTGACAATGATTCAATCAGGGTTGACAAATTTGCTGCAATCAGGCCATTTGCCGTTGGAGGAGATAGAACGGTTGGGAGTGCAGCAGTTGGCTCAAGTGATGAGCTGTCCTCTTGTGACGTTGGTGACGTGGTTGCCGGGGAGAGCTGTAGGCCGGATTGTTGCGCCGATAATCGCCAATAGTTTGTTTTCGCTGAATACCGAGATCGGCGTCCCCGTCCAAACGGATGCCCTGGTTCAATGGGCGCTGCTGCAAATGTCAGAACCGCTGGAGGTGAAAGCAAGCGATTTGCCCTTGGACACGAGGCAGTGGCTCAATGGGCCGGGAGTTGGCCAGATTTTGGTGATGGCGCTGCGAACTTCGCCGGCTCATCAGCCAACGGGAATTTTGGTGGTTGCCGATCAGGCAGATCGCCGGTGGTCACCCAATGCGGTGAGGGCGATGACTTTTTTAGTGAACCAACTTGCTTGGTCTCGCCGTTACCTGATGCTTACCTCATCGCTTCAGTGGCAGCGAGAAGAGCTGGAATGTTTGAATTGGTATAAACACCGGCGCTTGGAGGACTTTTTTCGAGCCATGCAGTCGGGGGTGAAAAAACTAACGGAGCTGGGCAATCATAAAGGCAGTTTTGGTTCCTTGCAGATTATGCGCCTCCAGCAGATTTTGCGGCAGTTAGGCAGTTCGATTCAATCAATGCGCGATCTGCTGAAACAGGAACAGTGGCATCTGCAAACCCAAGGTGAAATTATTCCCGTTGCCAGTTTGATGCGGCGAACGCTTGATCGTGCCGGTGGGGTCATTCATCAGCGTCAACTTTGGACTCAGGTGCACAGTGAAACTCATCTCAATGTCAGCGGTGACTCGATCAAAATTGAGTGGGTGCTTTATGAGGTGCTGCTGGCAGCGTGCCGCCGGTCTGAAATGGGTGCAAGAATAGATATTTGGTGCCGGCCTTTTGACGAAAACCGTTTAGAGCTGTCGATTACGGATTCTGGGGAAATGCCGAATCTCCTGCTGAGCGAGTTACAGGCCGGTCACGATATCGATTTACTCGTTCCCTCCAGCCTGGAACAGCCTCCCGGTCTACATTTGGTTATTTGCCAGCGGGTAATGCGACAAATGGGCGGACAGCTAAATTTTTACCAGCTTGAAGATGGCCGCATTACCAGCCAGATCCTCATGCCTCTTATCAGTAAAAGGTAA